A stretch of the Arthrobacter stackebrandtii genome encodes the following:
- the gcvP gene encoding aminomethyl-transferring glycine dehydrogenase has translation MSAVFSDRHIGVTAPPHIHHMLSTLGFGSLEELSEAALPKSIYTTAPLDLQAAVSEEAMLAELRALAAKNTVNKSFIGQGYYGTHTPGVIQRNVLESPAWYTAYTPYQPEISQGRLEALLNFQTVVADLTGMVTANASMLDEGTAAAEAVALMRRSNRSASNDAVLLVDADVFPQTLAVVNTRAKAMGIPVLVHDFDGALPDVEFFGVLLQYPGDSGLVRDIAPVIAAAQAKKAVVAVAADLLALTLLESPGQLGADLAVGSSQRFGVPMGFGGPHAGYMAVRKGLERALPGRLVGVSKDAAGNQAYRLALQTREQHIRREKATSNICTAQVLLAVMAGMYAVYHGPEGLKRIATRVHARAQAVAAAATAAGHTVVHANYFDTVKIRIAAGSGHSAAELVAAAHGAGYLLRHVDHDHVQIATDETTTEADILALAALLDNQPVGTRDPETAKDAAAVVLPAPARATDYMSNAVFHAHNSETQMLRYLRKLSDADYALDRGMIPLGSCTMKLNATAEMAAVTWPEFSNLHPFAPASDTVGIVEMATQLEAWLAEITGYDAVSVQPNAGSQGEFAGLMAIRAFHVENGNPHRDIVLIPTSAHGTNAASAVMAGLKVVPVATDGFGNVDIDDLKRQVTVHEENLAAIMVTYPSTHGVFETEISNICAMIHDAGGQVYVDGANLNALVGLAQPGKFGADVSHLNLHKTFCIPHGGGGPGVGPVAVGAHLAKHLPARELGADTSVGLVSSAPYGSASILPISWAYIRMMGPDGLRLATQTAILSANYIARRLSEHYPVLYTGANDLVAHECILDLRGITADSGVSVDDVAKRLIDYGFHAPTMSFPVAGTLMVEPTESEDLGEIDRFINAMISIRKEIAAVQDGLWPAEDNPLANAPHTAQSITQEWNHPYSREEAVFPAGVDPRAKYWPVVRRIDQAYGDRNLVCSCPSIEELAEVF, from the coding sequence GTGTCGGCCGTGTTTAGTGACCGACACATTGGGGTTACTGCACCGCCCCACATTCATCATATGTTGAGCACACTGGGATTTGGCTCTTTGGAGGAGCTTTCCGAGGCTGCACTTCCAAAATCCATCTACACCACCGCGCCGCTGGACCTGCAGGCGGCCGTGTCGGAAGAGGCCATGCTCGCAGAGTTGCGGGCACTTGCGGCCAAGAACACGGTCAACAAATCCTTCATCGGCCAGGGCTACTACGGCACGCACACGCCGGGTGTGATCCAGCGCAACGTCCTGGAGAGCCCCGCCTGGTACACGGCCTACACGCCGTACCAGCCCGAAATTTCCCAGGGCCGGCTCGAGGCGCTGCTAAATTTCCAGACCGTTGTGGCCGATCTCACGGGCATGGTGACGGCCAACGCGTCGATGCTGGACGAGGGCACCGCCGCCGCCGAAGCCGTGGCCCTGATGCGCCGCAGCAACCGCTCCGCCTCCAACGACGCCGTGCTGCTGGTTGACGCCGACGTCTTCCCGCAGACCCTCGCCGTGGTGAACACGCGGGCCAAGGCCATGGGCATCCCCGTGCTGGTTCATGATTTCGACGGCGCACTGCCGGATGTCGAGTTCTTCGGTGTCCTGCTCCAGTACCCCGGCGACTCCGGGCTGGTCCGCGACATCGCCCCCGTCATTGCTGCCGCCCAGGCGAAGAAGGCAGTGGTGGCCGTGGCCGCCGACCTGCTGGCACTGACCCTGCTGGAATCGCCCGGACAGCTCGGCGCCGACCTCGCCGTGGGCTCCTCCCAGCGCTTCGGCGTGCCCATGGGCTTTGGCGGCCCGCACGCCGGCTACATGGCCGTGCGCAAGGGCCTGGAACGCGCCCTCCCGGGCCGCCTGGTCGGCGTGTCAAAGGATGCCGCGGGAAACCAGGCCTACCGCCTGGCACTGCAGACCCGCGAGCAGCACATCCGCCGCGAGAAGGCCACCTCCAACATCTGTACCGCGCAGGTGCTGCTGGCCGTCATGGCCGGCATGTACGCCGTCTACCACGGCCCCGAAGGCCTGAAGCGGATCGCCACCCGCGTCCACGCCAGGGCCCAGGCCGTGGCCGCCGCCGCAACGGCCGCCGGGCACACCGTGGTCCACGCCAACTACTTTGACACCGTGAAGATCCGCATCGCCGCCGGCAGCGGCCACTCCGCCGCCGAACTGGTGGCTGCAGCCCACGGAGCCGGCTACCTGCTGCGCCACGTGGACCACGACCACGTGCAGATCGCCACGGACGAAACCACCACCGAAGCCGACATCCTCGCTCTGGCCGCACTCCTCGACAACCAGCCGGTTGGCACCCGGGACCCGGAGACCGCGAAGGACGCGGCCGCCGTCGTGCTTCCCGCACCGGCACGCGCCACGGACTACATGTCCAACGCCGTGTTCCACGCGCACAACTCCGAGACGCAGATGCTGCGCTACCTGCGCAAGCTCTCCGACGCCGACTATGCCCTGGACCGGGGCATGATCCCGCTCGGTTCGTGCACCATGAAGCTCAACGCCACGGCCGAGATGGCCGCCGTGACCTGGCCCGAGTTCTCCAACCTTCACCCGTTCGCCCCTGCCTCGGACACCGTGGGCATCGTGGAGATGGCCACGCAGCTGGAGGCCTGGCTCGCCGAGATCACCGGCTACGACGCCGTCTCCGTGCAGCCCAACGCCGGCTCGCAGGGTGAATTTGCCGGGCTCATGGCCATCCGCGCCTTCCACGTGGAGAACGGCAACCCGCACCGAGACATCGTCCTGATCCCCACCTCGGCCCACGGCACCAACGCAGCCTCCGCCGTCATGGCCGGGCTCAAGGTGGTCCCGGTGGCCACCGACGGCTTCGGCAACGTGGACATCGACGACCTCAAGCGCCAGGTCACCGTGCACGAGGAAAACCTCGCCGCCATCATGGTCACCTACCCGTCCACGCACGGCGTGTTTGAGACCGAAATCTCCAACATCTGCGCCATGATCCACGACGCCGGCGGACAGGTTTACGTGGACGGCGCCAACCTGAACGCCCTGGTCGGGCTCGCCCAGCCGGGCAAGTTCGGTGCCGACGTCTCCCACCTGAACCTGCACAAGACGTTCTGCATTCCGCACGGCGGCGGCGGCCCCGGCGTGGGCCCCGTTGCCGTGGGCGCGCACCTGGCGAAGCACCTGCCGGCCCGCGAGCTCGGTGCCGACACCTCGGTGGGCCTGGTCTCCAGCGCACCGTACGGCTCTGCGTCGATCCTGCCCATCTCCTGGGCCTACATCCGCATGATGGGCCCGGACGGCCTGCGCCTGGCCACCCAGACCGCGATCCTGTCCGCCAACTACATCGCCCGCCGCCTCAGCGAGCACTACCCGGTCCTGTACACGGGCGCCAACGACCTCGTGGCGCACGAGTGCATCCTGGACCTGCGCGGCATCACGGCGGACTCCGGGGTTTCCGTGGATGATGTGGCCAAGCGCCTCATCGACTACGGCTTCCATGCACCCACCATGTCCTTCCCCGTGGCAGGCACCCTGATGGTGGAGCCCACGGAATCCGAGGACCTGGGTGAGATTGACCGGTTCATCAACGCCATGATCTCCATCCGCAAGGAAATCGCGGCGGTGCAGGACGGCCTGTGGCCGGCGGAAGACAACCCGCTGGCCAACGCCCCGCACACGGCGCAGTCCATCACGCAGGAATGGAACCACCCCTACAGCCGCGAGGAAGCCGTCTTCCCGGCCGGCGTGGACCCGCGTGCCAAGTACTGGCCCGTGGTGCGCCGCATCGACCAGGCGTACGGCGACCGCAACCTGGTCTGCTCCTGCCCCTCCATTGAGGAACTGGCAGAAGTTTTCTAG
- a CDS encoding pyruvate carboxylase, whose product MFSKILVANRGEIAIRAFRASYELGAKTVAVYPYEDRTSIHRQKADEAYLIGDEGHPVRAYLDVAEVIRVAKEAGADAIYPGYGFLSENPELAGAARDAGITFVGPPAEVLELTGNKVHALEAARKAGIPVLKSSEPSDDLDYLLGAAAEIGYPIFAKAVAGGGGRGMRRVEKAEELEEALRAAMREADAAFGDATMFLEQAVLRPRHIEVQILADNEGNVIHLFERDCSLQRRHQKVVEIAPAPNLDENIRKALHADAVKFAKAMGYVNAGTVEFLVDTVGERAGQHVFIEMNPRIQVEHTVTEEITDVDLVQAQLRIAAGETLADLGLTQDSVHVKGAALQCRITTEDPANGFRPDVGKITTYRSAGGAGVRLDGGTIYAGAEISPHFDSMLVKLTCRGRDYPTAVSRARRALAEFRIRGVSTNISFLQAVLADPAFNAGDVATSFIDERPELLNSHVSSDRGTKLLTWLAEATVNKPHGEPTVLEDPARKLPEVDLAAAPAGSRQLLAELGPEGFAAALRAQTAVAVTDTTFRDAHQSLLATRVRTRDLLAAGPAVSVLTPQLLSVEAWGGATYDVALRFLGEDPWQRLAQLREALPNTCLQMLLRGRNTVGYTPYPAEVTDAFVAEAAASGIDIFRIFDALNDVDQMEPAIRAVRATGTAVAEVALCYTGDLLDPAEDIYTLDYYLALAQRIVDAGAHILAIKDMAGVLRPAAAAKLVTALRERFELPVHLHTHDTAGGQLATLMAAINAGVDAVDVASAALAGTTSQPSASALVAALAHTERDTGIDLAAISSLEPYWEAVRRLYAPFESGLASPTGRVYQHEIPGGQLSNLRQQAIALGLGERFEEIEDMYTAADRILGHLVKVTPSSKVVGDLALHLVGIKANPADFEENPQNYDIPDSVVGFLGGELGTPPGGWPEPFRTKALQGRTVVERMGTLTDEDSAQLAGDSATRRAALNRLLFAGPTKDFEEVRKTYGDVSVLDTRDYLFGLRRGVEHVMPLGKGVRLIAELETISEPDEKGMRTVVAKLNGQSRPVTVRDRSIESTVKAAEKADETVPGQVPAPFAGAVSVKVAVGDVVEAGDTIATIEAMKMEASITTPVGGTVGRLAVSGVAQVQGGDLLVVIS is encoded by the coding sequence ATGTTTTCGAAAATTCTGGTTGCCAACCGCGGCGAAATCGCCATCCGTGCCTTCCGTGCCAGCTACGAGCTCGGTGCCAAGACGGTGGCCGTGTACCCCTACGAGGACCGCACCTCCATCCACCGCCAGAAGGCTGACGAGGCATACCTGATCGGTGACGAGGGGCATCCGGTCCGCGCCTACCTTGACGTGGCCGAGGTCATCCGCGTTGCCAAAGAGGCCGGTGCCGACGCCATCTACCCGGGCTACGGCTTCCTGTCGGAGAACCCGGAACTTGCCGGGGCGGCCCGCGACGCCGGCATCACCTTTGTGGGCCCGCCCGCCGAAGTGCTGGAACTGACCGGCAACAAGGTGCACGCCCTCGAGGCAGCCCGCAAGGCCGGCATTCCGGTGCTCAAGTCCAGTGAGCCCAGCGACGACCTCGACTACCTCCTGGGTGCCGCGGCCGAGATCGGCTACCCCATCTTCGCCAAGGCCGTGGCCGGCGGCGGCGGGCGAGGCATGCGGCGCGTGGAAAAGGCAGAGGAACTTGAAGAGGCACTCAGGGCCGCCATGCGTGAAGCCGACGCCGCCTTCGGCGACGCCACCATGTTCCTGGAACAGGCCGTGCTGCGCCCGCGCCACATCGAGGTCCAGATCCTGGCCGACAACGAGGGCAACGTCATCCACCTGTTTGAGCGCGACTGCTCCCTGCAGCGCCGCCACCAGAAAGTCGTGGAGATCGCCCCTGCGCCCAACCTGGATGAGAACATCCGCAAGGCACTGCATGCCGATGCCGTGAAGTTCGCGAAGGCCATGGGCTACGTCAACGCCGGCACGGTTGAGTTCCTCGTCGACACCGTGGGGGAGCGCGCCGGGCAGCACGTCTTCATTGAGATGAACCCGCGCATCCAGGTCGAACACACCGTCACGGAAGAAATCACCGACGTCGACCTCGTCCAGGCCCAGTTGCGCATCGCCGCCGGGGAGACCCTGGCGGACCTCGGGCTCACCCAGGACAGCGTCCACGTCAAGGGTGCCGCCCTGCAGTGCCGCATCACCACGGAGGACCCCGCCAACGGCTTCCGCCCCGACGTCGGCAAGATCACCACCTACCGCTCCGCCGGCGGTGCCGGTGTACGGCTCGACGGCGGCACCATCTACGCAGGTGCCGAGATCAGCCCGCACTTTGACTCCATGCTGGTCAAGCTCACCTGCCGCGGCCGCGACTACCCAACGGCCGTCTCCCGCGCCCGCCGCGCCCTGGCGGAGTTCCGCATCCGCGGCGTCTCCACCAACATCTCCTTCCTGCAGGCCGTGCTGGCCGACCCGGCCTTCAACGCCGGCGACGTCGCCACGTCCTTCATCGACGAGCGCCCGGAACTGCTGAACTCCCACGTGTCCTCCGACCGCGGCACCAAGCTGCTGACGTGGCTCGCCGAAGCCACCGTCAACAAGCCCCACGGCGAACCGACGGTGCTGGAGGATCCGGCACGCAAGCTGCCCGAGGTTGACCTGGCGGCTGCCCCGGCCGGTTCGCGCCAGCTGCTGGCCGAGCTGGGCCCGGAAGGCTTCGCTGCAGCCCTTCGCGCCCAGACCGCCGTCGCCGTCACCGACACCACCTTCCGCGACGCCCACCAGTCGCTGCTGGCCACCCGCGTGCGCACCCGCGACCTGCTTGCCGCCGGTCCGGCCGTGTCCGTGCTGACCCCGCAGCTGCTCTCGGTCGAGGCCTGGGGCGGGGCCACCTACGACGTGGCCCTGCGCTTCCTGGGCGAGGACCCGTGGCAGCGGCTGGCGCAACTGCGCGAGGCCCTGCCCAACACCTGCCTGCAGATGCTGCTGCGCGGACGCAACACGGTGGGCTACACGCCGTACCCGGCCGAGGTCACCGACGCGTTTGTTGCGGAGGCCGCCGCGAGCGGAATCGACATCTTCCGCATCTTTGACGCGCTCAACGACGTGGACCAGATGGAGCCGGCCATTCGCGCCGTCCGTGCCACCGGCACCGCCGTCGCCGAGGTCGCCCTCTGCTACACCGGGGACCTGCTGGACCCGGCTGAGGACATCTACACGCTCGACTACTACCTGGCACTGGCCCAGCGAATCGTCGACGCCGGGGCGCACATCCTGGCCATCAAGGACATGGCCGGCGTGCTCCGCCCGGCCGCCGCGGCCAAGCTGGTCACGGCGCTGCGCGAGCGCTTCGAGCTGCCCGTGCACCTGCACACCCATGACACGGCTGGCGGCCAGCTCGCCACCCTCATGGCGGCCATCAATGCAGGGGTCGACGCCGTTGACGTCGCCTCCGCGGCCTTGGCCGGCACCACCAGCCAGCCCTCCGCCTCCGCCCTGGTCGCTGCCCTGGCGCACACCGAGCGCGACACCGGCATCGACCTGGCCGCCATCAGCTCGCTTGAGCCGTACTGGGAGGCCGTGCGCCGCCTGTACGCTCCGTTCGAGTCGGGCCTGGCCTCGCCCACTGGCCGCGTGTACCAGCACGAGATCCCGGGTGGCCAGCTCTCCAACCTGCGCCAGCAGGCCATCGCCCTGGGACTGGGGGAGCGCTTCGAGGAAATCGAGGACATGTACACCGCCGCAGACCGGATCCTGGGGCACCTGGTCAAGGTCACGCCGTCGTCCAAGGTGGTGGGCGACCTCGCCCTGCACCTCGTGGGCATCAAGGCCAACCCGGCCGACTTCGAGGAGAACCCGCAGAACTACGACATCCCCGATTCCGTGGTGGGCTTCCTCGGCGGCGAGCTGGGCACCCCGCCCGGCGGCTGGCCCGAGCCATTCCGCACCAAGGCACTGCAAGGGCGAACCGTCGTCGAACGCATGGGCACGCTCACGGACGAGGACAGCGCACAGCTGGCAGGCGACAGCGCCACCCGCCGCGCCGCGCTGAACCGACTGCTGTTCGCCGGTCCCACGAAGGACTTCGAGGAGGTCCGCAAGACCTACGGTGACGTCTCCGTCCTGGACACGCGCGACTACCTGTTCGGCCTGCGCCGCGGCGTGGAGCATGTCATGCCGCTGGGCAAGGGCGTGCGCCTGATCGCCGAGCTGGAGACCATCTCCGAGCCCGACGAGAAGGGCATGCGCACCGTCGTGGCCAAGCTCAACGGCCAGAGCCGCCCCGTCACTGTCCGCGACCGCAGCATTGAAAGCACCGTCAAGGCCGCCGAGAAGGCCGACGAGACCGTGCCCGGACAGGTCCCCGCCCCGTTCGCCGGGGCCGTCTCGGTCAAGGTCGCAGTGGGTGACGTCGTCGAGGCAGGCGACACGATCGCCACCATCGAGGCCATGAAGATGGAAGCTTCCATCACGACGCCGGTGGGCGGCACCGTGGGGCGCCTCGCCGTCTCAGGGGTTGCCCAGGTGCAGGGCGGGGACCTGTTGGTGGTCATCTCCTAG
- a CDS encoding AMP-dependent synthetase/ligase, with protein MQEMSVPAKVVSPSTMNTTDLVLRHAQSGANPPLFARRNADNVWVDVSAKEFHADVCAIAKGLIASGIKVGDRVGIMARTRYEWALVDFALWFAGAVSVPIYETSSPSQVAWNLGDSAAVAVIVENGTHENIVRAAAHNENLEHLANVWQMEGDGLDALREAGTGVSDETLEAARTANGLDDVATIIYTSGTTGRPKGCMLTHYNFVELSENALSVLGATVVPPGSQTVMFLPLAHVFARYISVLAVAAGAKVGHTPDIKHLLEDLQSFKPTFILAVPRVFEKVYNSAALKAEGDGKGKIFAAAARTAVEYSRATQNGNAGFALKAKHFVFDKLVYTKLRAAMGGQVRHAVSGGGPLGERLGHFFQGIGLQILEGYGLTETTAPITVNRPERIKIGTVGTPLPGNSVKIADDGEILAKGVCVMKGYFGRDDLTADNFVDGWFRTGDIGELDDQGFLKITGRKKEIIVTAGGKNVVPALLEDQIRADAIVSQCLVIGDSRPFIAAIVTLDEEALPQWGKTRGLADGITVAEAAAHPTVIAAVQAAVTKANASVSSAEAIKQFRIVDTDFTETSGHLTPSMKVKRAQVLKDFDAVVEEIYLSRKPA; from the coding sequence GTGCAAGAGATGTCCGTTCCGGCCAAGGTTGTCAGTCCCAGCACCATGAACACCACTGACCTCGTGCTTCGGCATGCACAGTCTGGCGCAAATCCACCGCTGTTTGCCCGTCGGAACGCCGACAACGTCTGGGTTGACGTCTCTGCCAAGGAGTTCCATGCCGACGTGTGCGCCATTGCCAAGGGCCTGATCGCCTCCGGCATCAAGGTGGGCGACCGTGTGGGCATCATGGCCCGTACGCGCTACGAATGGGCACTGGTGGACTTTGCCCTCTGGTTTGCCGGGGCCGTCTCGGTGCCGATCTATGAAACCTCCTCGCCCTCGCAGGTGGCGTGGAACCTGGGCGACTCGGCCGCCGTTGCCGTCATTGTGGAAAACGGCACCCACGAGAACATCGTCAGGGCGGCGGCCCACAATGAAAACCTGGAACACCTGGCCAACGTGTGGCAGATGGAAGGCGACGGCCTGGACGCCCTCCGCGAGGCCGGCACCGGAGTCAGCGATGAAACCCTCGAGGCGGCCCGCACGGCCAACGGCCTGGACGATGTTGCCACGATCATCTATACCTCCGGCACCACCGGGCGCCCCAAGGGCTGCATGCTCACGCACTACAACTTCGTGGAACTGAGCGAAAACGCGCTGTCAGTGCTGGGCGCCACCGTCGTTCCGCCCGGATCACAGACCGTCATGTTTCTGCCCCTGGCGCATGTGTTCGCCCGCTACATCTCCGTGCTGGCCGTGGCGGCCGGCGCCAAGGTGGGCCACACCCCGGACATCAAGCACCTGCTGGAGGACCTGCAGAGCTTCAAGCCCACATTCATCCTGGCCGTGCCGCGCGTCTTTGAAAAGGTCTACAACTCGGCCGCCCTCAAGGCGGAGGGCGACGGCAAGGGCAAGATCTTCGCCGCGGCTGCCAGGACCGCCGTGGAATACTCACGCGCCACCCAGAACGGAAACGCCGGCTTCGCCCTAAAAGCCAAGCACTTCGTGTTTGACAAGCTGGTCTACACCAAGCTCCGCGCAGCCATGGGCGGCCAGGTCCGCCACGCCGTCTCCGGCGGCGGACCCCTGGGCGAGAGGCTGGGCCACTTCTTCCAGGGCATCGGCCTGCAGATCCTGGAAGGCTACGGCCTCACCGAAACCACGGCCCCCATCACGGTCAACCGGCCCGAACGCATCAAGATCGGCACCGTGGGCACCCCGCTTCCGGGCAACTCAGTCAAGATCGCGGACGACGGCGAGATTCTCGCCAAGGGCGTTTGCGTCATGAAGGGGTACTTCGGCCGTGACGACCTCACAGCCGACAACTTTGTCGACGGCTGGTTCCGCACGGGAGACATCGGCGAACTCGATGACCAGGGCTTCCTGAAGATCACCGGGCGGAAGAAGGAGATCATTGTCACCGCCGGAGGCAAGAACGTGGTCCCGGCGCTGCTCGAAGACCAGATCCGCGCCGACGCCATCGTCTCCCAGTGCCTGGTCATCGGCGATTCGCGCCCGTTCATCGCAGCCATCGTCACCCTTGACGAGGAAGCGCTGCCCCAGTGGGGCAAGACGCGCGGCCTCGCGGACGGCATCACCGTGGCGGAAGCCGCCGCGCACCCCACCGTCATTGCCGCCGTCCAGGCTGCCGTGACCAAGGCAAACGCCTCGGTGTCCTCTGCCGAGGCCATCAAGCAGTTCCGGATCGTCGACACCGACTTCACCGAGACCTCCGGCCACCTGACCCCCTCCATGAAGGTCAAGCGCGCCCAGGTCCTGAAGGACTTCGACGCCGTGGTGGAGGAAATCTACCTGAGCAGGAAGCCCGCCTGA